The Pseudoalteromonas carrageenovora IAM 12662 DNA window TTGGCCTGTAAACTTAACTTCGCCCACACCAAGTGCACGACCAAGACCAGGGCCACCAGACCAACCTAAGTAAAAGCCAACTAGCTGCCACATTGCATCTAGGCCTAAACAACCAGGCATTACAGGGTCACCTTTAAAGTGACAATCGAAAAACCAAAGGCTCGGGTCAATATCAAGCTCAGCAATAATTTCCCCTTTACCATGGCTTCCGCCGTCAGCAGTAATAGAAGTAATGCGGTCCATCATTAACATGTTGTCACTTGGTAAACGACAGTTGCCTTCACCAAACATTTCACCTTGACCACAAAGGATCAACTCTTCTTTTGTATAGCTATTTTTAGGTTCCATAACACTTATCTTCGCTTAGAAATTGCCAAGTACTTTAGCGTACACTTGTACGCTAAACAACTCGGAGCAGTTAAAAAATCAAATAATTGCGTGTTTTATCACCAATCAATCAATACGATTGGTTTTTGCACTATAAAACCGCGCAATTACAATCAGAAATCATTATAATTACCCCTGACTTATAACCAGTTTAAAGGAAGTTTATGATCCTTTTTGTTAACTCACTAACAGTGATTGATTTTTCTTACTTATGTAACAAACGTGGCGCCGTTGGCGAGAGCTGGATTGTTGATTTAACTTTGCACGGTAAGCTAAACGACAAGTCTATGGTATTAGACTTTGGCTTAGTTAAAAAGCAAATCAAAGGCATTATTGATGACTGTATTGATCACCGATTAGCCATTCCATCAGGCCTTACAGGTTCAGTTAATGAATTCGAAAATCACAAAACACTTGATTGTACGTTTGGTGATAACAAGCATTTAGCAATGAGTGCTCCTCATCAAGCTTATTGCATGATAGATGCAGAGCAAGTAAATGTTGAATCGGTAACAGAATTTTTAATTGCTACTATTTTACCTAAATTACCAGACAACATAGAAAAAATTGAGCTTGAACTCAAACCTGAGCATAGCCAAAGTTTTTATTATCATTACAGTCACGGGCTTAAAAAGCACGACGGTAATTGTCAGCGCATTATTCATGGCCATCGTTCACAAATTGGTATTAGCCTTGATGGTATTTCTATGCCTCGCCTGCAAAAAGAATGGTCTCAAAAATGGGAAGATATTTACCTAGCCACGAGTGAAGATAAAATTGATGCTAAAGATTTAAAACACGTATCAGCTAAATCTGATGATGTGTGTTTTGCATATACATCTGCACAAGGCTATTTTGAAATGGCCATTAGTGAGTCGCGATGCGATATTTTACCTGTTGATACTACGGTTGAATGTATTGCTGAGCACGTAGCTGGCCAAGTAAAAGCTCAATACCCTGATAAAGACGTAAAAATAACGGCTTATGAAGGAGTCGGAAAAGGATCGATTAGTTATGCTTAAAACACTTTTGGCAACAGCACTAATTACCTCTGCAAGTTTTAACGCGATGGCGCTTGAACTAAAAGGGCACCTTACGCAAGGTGGCTTGGTTACCGGTAAGTTAGATAATGTTAAATCTGTAACTTTAGATGGCACTGAGTTAAAGCTTTCAAAAAATGGCCATTTTGTATTTGGTTTTGGCAGAGATGCTGACACTGCTCATACGTTAACTTGGGTAGACAGCTCTGGCATAGAACATACTCAACACTTAGCAATAACAAAGCGCGACTACAAAATTGACAAAATTACAGGTGTGGCAAAAAAATATGTGTCGCCACCAAAAGAAGTAAGTGCTCGAATTAGCCGCGAAGCTTTAGCAGTGCGTAAAGCGCGTGAAGTAAATTCAGACTTAGAATACTTTTTAGATCCCGTTTTGAAGCCAGCAGAGGGACGTATTTCGGGTGTTTATGGGAGCCAGCGTTATTTCAATGGCGAGCCGCGCAGACCTCACTTTGGGTTAGATATAGCTAATAAAACAGGTTCACCTGTGTATGCACCAATAAGTGGAACTGTAGTCTATGCTGAGCCTGATTTATATTATTCAGGTGGCACTTTAATTATTGATCATGGCCACGGTGTTACCTCTACATATATTCATTTAAGTAAGTTAGATGTAAAAGTAGGTGATAAAATTATTCAAGGTAATAAAGTAGCTGAAATTGGTGCAACTGGTCGTGTTACTGGCCCACATTTAGATTGGCGTTTTAACTGGAAAGGTGAACGTCTAGATCCAGCATTACTAATGCAAGATACCCTTGCAAATAAAAAGTAGAGACTATGACTAACATTGAGCGTGATGCTGTAATTGCACAACGAATAGAAGATTCAACTACATCGGTTACTAAAACGGTGTTTCCGGGTCGTACTAATCACCATAATACACTTTTTGGTGGTGATGCTTTAGCTTGGATGGACGAGGTGGCTTTTATTGCAGCTACTCGTTTTTGTAGAAAGCCATTAGTGACTATTTCTTCTGACCGTGTTGATTTTAAAGAAGCAATACCTGCGGGTACATTTGCAGAGTTAATAGCAAAAGTAGTGCATGTTGGTAATACGAGCTTAAAGGTAGATGTAGATATTTTATTAGAGACAATGCATAAAGATGATAAGCACTCTGCTATAAGCGGTAGCTTTACATTTGTAGCAGTTGATGATGATCACAGACCAACACCAGTAGTCTGTGATAAAATGCTTAATGGATTTAAAGAATAACTTTTTATTTAAAGTTATTAAGAAAAATATAAGCACCATTTAGGTGCTTATATTTTCAGACAAAAAGAACACATCATACTAATTATGTCTATATAATAAACTAAGCAATCTAGCTAAATAAAAAAGTTTCTATCAATGTGGTAGTAGGAGAGGTATGGCAGTTCCATACCTCATTTAAAGCGTACTTAAAGTACCATAGCAGCTATCCAACCAAATATAATTAGTGGGATGTTAAAGTGGATGAAGGTTGGAATAACAGAATCTCTAATATGATCGTGTTGACCATCTGCATTTAAACCAGATGTCGGGCCAAGTGTTGAATCTGATGCGGGAGAGCCAGCATCACCTAAAGCACCCGCTGTACCAACAAGGGCTGCGGTTGCCATAACTGAAAAACCAAGGTCTAAACATAAAGGTACAAACAAAGTGGCAATAATCGGCACTGTAGAAAATGAACTACCAATTCCCATTGTTATTAATAAGCCTACTAGCAAAATAACACCTGCAGCTAATGGTTTATTGCCATCAAAAAGAGCGGCACCGCTGTGAACTAAACTTGCAACGTCGCCAGTTGCTTGCATAACAGACGCAAAGCCTTGTGCAGAAATCATAATAAAGCCTATCATGGCCATCATCGCAACGCCTTTGCTAAATACGTCGCCATTTTCTTCCCATTTCACAACACCAAATACACTAAATATCATTACACCGACTAAGCCACCTAAAATCATTGAGCCACTTAAATTTTGTGCAATTAGTGAAGAAAGCACTGCAAATAAGCCAACTATCATTACTTTTTTAGGGTTTTCAATGTCTGAATCTTTAGTTTGCGTAGTTAAAGGCATTGCATTGTATTCGCGGCGTTTTCTATATGTAATAAATACCGCGATGAGTAAGCCTATAAACATACCAATTGCAGGAATAATCATAGCCATTGGTACTTGTGTATTAACTATATCAAGTCCGTTATCAACCAAGTTTTTATGAAGTATTGAGTACAAGTAAATACCACCAAAACCATAAGGTAGTACCATGTAAGAGGTGGCTAATCCAAACGTTAAAATACATGCTATTGCGCGTCTATCTAATTTTAATTGATTAAAGACAACAAGTAAGGGAGGTATTAGTATAGGGATAAACGCAATATGTACTGGTACTAAGTTTTGCGAAGAAATAGCACACCCTAAAATAATTAATAAAATAAAGTAGCTCAAAAACGTTTGGTTAGTGCTACCTTTTGCATTTACTTTATCTAATAATTTATCGGCAAGGATACGTGTCAGTCCAGATTTAGAAATAGCGACTGCAAATGCACCTAACATTGCGTAACTCAACGCAATTTCTGCACCAGCTGAAAGCCCTGAATTAAATGCATCAACACTTTCTTTTATACCTAAACCTGCAGTTAAGCCTGCAACTAAGGCACTAATTGTCATTGCAACAATGACATTTACACGGGCCAATGATAGCCCCAGCATTAAAATAACGCCTATAACAACAGCATTCATAGTTTTCTCTATTTGGATGTTTTAATTAATTTTATCAGATCTTTAGCCTGAGTTTTACGCTCATTAGTAAACGATTTTTTACCATAACGTACTTGGTTAAATAACTGGCTAAATGCGCTCAGTGATTGCGCAGATTGTGGGGATTGTTCCATATACACTTGTAACTGTTGGCTTGGTGTTAAGTGCTTTGGCGTTTTTATATTTTGTTTTTGAGCCCATTTATGTATTTCGTAAAACTCTTTAACCATAGGCGCTAATTTAGTAGCACGTTTAGGTAAGTTTAAATAAACAAAATAAGCTATAAAACATATTCCGATAGTAAGTAAAACTATTAGCGGTACCAACCAAATATTACGGCTGCCAAATAACGATTTTAAAAAATCATTTTGCTTTTGTTTATCGAAACCTAGTACCCAACTAGACCATTGATAGTCAAGGTTTTCAAGCTCTAAGCGGAGCCAGTTAATGCCAGGGAAGTTACTTAAGCTAACTAAGCCAAAATCTAAATTACTTTTAAACTCTGTATTTAGCGCTTCATTTTGCGAAAGCGACCCGTTTAAGCGTTCAGGTGCTACTACTGCTGTAGCATCAAAAACAACCCAGCCTTCACTGTGTATATATACTTCTACCCAAGCGTGTGCATCGTATTGGCGAACGGATAGGGTGCTGTTATCTAGATTTAATTCTCCGCCTAAATACCCACTTGCTAAACGTGCTGGAATACCCGCACTTCTAAAAATATACGCAGCGGCACTTGCATAATGGCCGCAAAAACCTCGTTTATTATCAAATAAAAACTGATCTATTGTGTTATCACCACTCATAGGGGTTGGCGTCAAAGTATAAGTAAATTTGTTATCTACAAAATACTGTAATAGATGATTATAAAACTGGCGATCCGTTTGCGTATTTTGTTTTAAATCTTTAGCGAGTGAAGCCGCTTTAACATTTTTTTTATGAGCGAGGTAAGTGTAACGTTTGTTTTCAAAGTCATTAAGAGGCGTGCTTGTTAAGCCTGTACTAGTTACATCGTACTGTAAACTTTTTGCCTGATAGTTTTTTTTACGCAATAACCCCAATGTATTTGATTCAACATTTTGCGATTCGCTACGTGAATAAAAGAGCCCATAAAGCCATTTTTGCGAAGCAGGCTCGGCTATAACAGAGTAGCTTGCAATAAATTGCTCATCAATATCATTTTTAGAGTTTGATTTTAAATTATTGTATTTTAAAAAGTCAGACGTAAGCCATGCGTTGCCATTAAATTCATCATGTACAATTGCACGCCAATAATATGGAGCATTAGGCGCTGAGTTATTAAACGTTGCTCTGAAGACGAGCTCATCAGAGTTAGAAAGTTTTGCAATATCAAAGGGGTCAACCTGCTCAGAAAGCCCCGTTTTAGCTAATTTTGGCCCTGGTAATTGCCAAAATGCCGGCATTTTAGGTAAAAACAGTAATAAGAAGATCGCTAAAGGCAGTGCTAATAGTAGTAATTTACCACTTTGCTTAGAGGCTATTTTTAAATTATGTTTTGATTCTAATAAACCAAGTACTGCAAAATTTAAAATGTATAAACCACTCACCGTAAGTGTGGTTAAAATACTTTGATTAAATAAATAAACGGACGAAAGCGAGAAAAACGTAAGTGTTGTAATTACGTGGTAATGTTTTTTAGTTTTAGCCTGCAGTAATTTAAATAAGCTCGAAAGCATTAACATGGCTACAAACAAAATAACAGTATCGGACATTCCAACACTAAATAACATTAATACCAATGCAGCGCCTGCAAGTATGTTTGCCAAAATAGAGTTAGGCTTAGGTTTATTGTTATATGTTAAGTAAAAGTTCCACGCACAAATAACAGCCAAAACACTTATAAAAACAACAGGTAGATGAGCAATAAAAAATATGACTAAACATGCATAAATAAAGCACATGGAGTAATTAATAACTTTTTCGTTTTTAATTTCGTGCACTACACACCACCTTTAAATGTGCTTAATAATGCTAAGCAATGTTGCTTATGCTCAAGTCCGGTATTGGTATTAACTATTTTACCTGGGAGTTTTAACATAAAAGGCGTGTTTTGCTCACTTGCTTCGCAAACTAAAAAACATAACTGACTCAAACGCTGCTCTGTGTCGCCATTCATAAAAGTAAAATCAAATAGGGCATTCGCTTTTTTATAATCAACGAATTCTTTTACTAAAAGTTGCTGCGTTTTAGCATAATGTTTCCACGATACTCTATGTAACCCCGTCTCTGGTAAGTGAGGCAAGAGAGATTCAAATTCGTCACTGCCAACTTCTTTAGCTATACCATTATCACTTTGCTCGTCTAACGCATTAACGTGAGCATCACTTAACACCTTTTCAAGTGATGGATATACAAATACGTACGTTTGTAATTGAATGTAGCTCCATACACTTACTAAACCAAAAGGGTAGTTACTTGAAATTTTAATTCGTTGTATGTCGTATTTACCCCGTAAAAAATAAGGTAAAGGCAGTGATAATAGCTGAGTCTTACTACTTACCTGATCAACGTGTTGACTAGTTTGTACTGTACCTTGGTAGGTTAAGCTTACTGATTGGCACACATTAGGGCTTTGTAGTTCAAACTTTATTTGAGGTTTTTGAGGGGAGAAACTATTAAACGTGTCTTTAAATTTGACCGTTAAACCTTTTGCGTTGCTATAACCCATAAGTACAGCAATTATAATTACAACAAACATTAAGTAAGCCATTATCAAAATTAAATTATTTTGATAATTAATACCCATAACAAAATTTAATACAGCTACAACTATAAAATACCAACCAAGTGATGAAGGTAATACGTAAATTGTTTTATGTTCTAGTGTAATAGTGTTTTTTAAATGCTTATTTTTTAAAAATTTATTGAATACACGAGTTTTAAATGACTTAAATAAAGAAGGGCCTTTAGCTACTTTTTTTGGCATAAAGCTTATACCGGAACCAAAACAGCATTTAATATACTATTTACTTGCTCATCCC harbors:
- the fabA gene encoding bifunctional 3-hydroxydecanoyl-ACP dehydratase/trans-2-decenoyl-ACP isomerase — translated: MEPKNSYTKEELILCGQGEMFGEGNCRLPSDNMLMMDRITSITADGGSHGKGEIIAELDIDPSLWFFDCHFKGDPVMPGCLGLDAMWQLVGFYLGWSGGPGLGRALGVGEVKFTGQILPTNKKVTYRLEMKRVIKRKLFMGVADGTVEVDGRVIYEAKDLKVGLFQDTSAF
- a CDS encoding 6-carboxytetrahydropterin synthase, which produces MILFVNSLTVIDFSYLCNKRGAVGESWIVDLTLHGKLNDKSMVLDFGLVKKQIKGIIDDCIDHRLAIPSGLTGSVNEFENHKTLDCTFGDNKHLAMSAPHQAYCMIDAEQVNVESVTEFLIATILPKLPDNIEKIELELKPEHSQSFYYHYSHGLKKHDGNCQRIIHGHRSQIGISLDGISMPRLQKEWSQKWEDIYLATSEDKIDAKDLKHVSAKSDDVCFAYTSAQGYFEMAISESRCDILPVDTTVECIAEHVAGQVKAQYPDKDVKITAYEGVGKGSISYA
- a CDS encoding M23 family metallopeptidase, producing the protein MLKTLLATALITSASFNAMALELKGHLTQGGLVTGKLDNVKSVTLDGTELKLSKNGHFVFGFGRDADTAHTLTWVDSSGIEHTQHLAITKRDYKIDKITGVAKKYVSPPKEVSARISREALAVRKAREVNSDLEYFLDPVLKPAEGRISGVYGSQRYFNGEPRRPHFGLDIANKTGSPVYAPISGTVVYAEPDLYYSGGTLIIDHGHGVTSTYIHLSKLDVKVGDKIIQGNKVAEIGATGRVTGPHLDWRFNWKGERLDPALLMQDTLANKK
- a CDS encoding acyl-CoA thioesterase, whose protein sequence is MTNIERDAVIAQRIEDSTTSVTKTVFPGRTNHHNTLFGGDALAWMDEVAFIAATRFCRKPLVTISSDRVDFKEAIPAGTFAELIAKVVHVGNTSLKVDVDILLETMHKDDKHSAISGSFTFVAVDDDHRPTPVVCDKMLNGFKE
- a CDS encoding Na+/H+ antiporter family protein; amino-acid sequence: MNAVVIGVILMLGLSLARVNVIVAMTISALVAGLTAGLGIKESVDAFNSGLSAGAEIALSYAMLGAFAVAISKSGLTRILADKLLDKVNAKGSTNQTFLSYFILLIILGCAISSQNLVPVHIAFIPILIPPLLVVFNQLKLDRRAIACILTFGLATSYMVLPYGFGGIYLYSILHKNLVDNGLDIVNTQVPMAMIIPAIGMFIGLLIAVFITYRKRREYNAMPLTTQTKDSDIENPKKVMIVGLFAVLSSLIAQNLSGSMILGGLVGVMIFSVFGVVKWEENGDVFSKGVAMMAMIGFIMISAQGFASVMQATGDVASLVHSGAALFDGNKPLAAGVILLVGLLITMGIGSSFSTVPIIATLFVPLCLDLGFSVMATAALVGTAGALGDAGSPASDSTLGPTSGLNADGQHDHIRDSVIPTFIHFNIPLIIFGWIAAMVL
- a CDS encoding transglutaminase family protein, with the translated sequence MHEIKNEKVINYSMCFIYACLVIFFIAHLPVVFISVLAVICAWNFYLTYNNKPKPNSILANILAGAALVLMLFSVGMSDTVILFVAMLMLSSLFKLLQAKTKKHYHVITTLTFFSLSSVYLFNQSILTTLTVSGLYILNFAVLGLLESKHNLKIASKQSGKLLLLALPLAIFLLLFLPKMPAFWQLPGPKLAKTGLSEQVDPFDIAKLSNSDELVFRATFNNSAPNAPYYWRAIVHDEFNGNAWLTSDFLKYNNLKSNSKNDIDEQFIASYSVIAEPASQKWLYGLFYSRSESQNVESNTLGLLRKKNYQAKSLQYDVTSTGLTSTPLNDFENKRYTYLAHKKNVKAASLAKDLKQNTQTDRQFYNHLLQYFVDNKFTYTLTPTPMSGDNTIDQFLFDNKRGFCGHYASAAAYIFRSAGIPARLASGYLGGELNLDNSTLSVRQYDAHAWVEVYIHSEGWVVFDATAVVAPERLNGSLSQNEALNTEFKSNLDFGLVSLSNFPGINWLRLELENLDYQWSSWVLGFDKQKQNDFLKSLFGSRNIWLVPLIVLLTIGICFIAYFVYLNLPKRATKLAPMVKEFYEIHKWAQKQNIKTPKHLTPSQQLQVYMEQSPQSAQSLSAFSQLFNQVRYGKKSFTNERKTQAKDLIKLIKTSK
- a CDS encoding DUF58 domain-containing protein, whose translation is MPKKVAKGPSLFKSFKTRVFNKFLKNKHLKNTITLEHKTIYVLPSSLGWYFIVVAVLNFVMGINYQNNLILIMAYLMFVVIIIAVLMGYSNAKGLTVKFKDTFNSFSPQKPQIKFELQSPNVCQSVSLTYQGTVQTSQHVDQVSSKTQLLSLPLPYFLRGKYDIQRIKISSNYPFGLVSVWSYIQLQTYVFVYPSLEKVLSDAHVNALDEQSDNGIAKEVGSDEFESLLPHLPETGLHRVSWKHYAKTQQLLVKEFVDYKKANALFDFTFMNGDTEQRLSQLCFLVCEASEQNTPFMLKLPGKIVNTNTGLEHKQHCLALLSTFKGGV